The proteins below are encoded in one region of Bacteroides uniformis:
- the metK gene encoding methionine adenosyltransferase: protein MGYLFTSESVSEGHPDKVADQISDAVLDKLLAYDPSSKVACETLVTTGQVVLAGEVKTKAYVDMPLIAREVIKKIGYTKGEYMFESNSCGVLSAIHEQSPDINRGVERQDPMEQGAGDQGMMFGYATNETENYMPLSLDLAHRILQVLADVRREGKVMTYLRPDAKSQVTIEYDDNGTPVRIDTIVVSTQHDDFVQPADDSDAAQLKADEEMLAQIRRDVIEILMPRVIASIHHEKVLALFNDRITYHVNPTGKFVIGGPHGDTGLTGRKIIVDTYGGKGAHGGGAFSGKDPSKVDRSAAYAARHIAKNLVAAGVADEMLVQVSYAIGVARPINIFVDTYGRSHVNMSDGEIARKIDELFDLRPKAIEDRLKLRNPIYQETAAYGHMGREPQTIVKHFKSRYEGNKDIEVELFTWEKLDYVDKVKAAFGL, encoded by the coding sequence ATGGGATATTTATTCACATCCGAATCGGTGTCTGAAGGACACCCCGACAAAGTGGCCGATCAAATATCGGACGCTGTGCTTGACAAACTGTTGGCCTACGACCCCAGTTCGAAAGTAGCTTGCGAAACTCTGGTTACTACCGGTCAGGTAGTGCTGGCTGGAGAAGTGAAAACCAAAGCGTACGTTGACATGCCTCTCATCGCACGCGAAGTAATCAAGAAAATCGGCTATACCAAAGGCGAGTATATGTTCGAGAGCAATTCGTGCGGCGTGCTGAGCGCCATCCACGAGCAGAGCCCCGACATCAACCGCGGCGTGGAGCGACAGGACCCCATGGAACAAGGTGCCGGAGACCAGGGGATGATGTTCGGCTACGCCACCAACGAAACGGAGAATTACATGCCGCTTTCACTGGACCTTGCACACCGCATCCTGCAAGTGCTGGCAGATGTCCGTCGCGAAGGCAAGGTGATGACCTACCTCCGTCCCGACGCCAAGAGCCAGGTGACCATCGAATATGATGACAACGGCACACCCGTACGCATCGATACCATCGTAGTTTCCACCCAGCACGACGACTTCGTACAGCCTGCCGACGACAGCGATGCCGCCCAGCTGAAGGCCGACGAGGAAATGCTCGCCCAAATCCGCCGGGATGTAATCGAGATTCTGATGCCGCGTGTCATTGCTTCCATCCATCATGAAAAGGTGCTGGCACTGTTCAACGACCGTATCACATACCACGTCAACCCCACGGGCAAGTTCGTAATCGGTGGTCCTCACGGTGACACCGGGCTGACGGGACGCAAGATTATCGTAGATACCTACGGCGGCAAGGGTGCCCATGGCGGCGGCGCTTTCTCCGGAAAGGACCCCTCTAAGGTAGACCGCAGCGCAGCTTATGCAGCCCGCCACATTGCCAAGAATCTGGTAGCTGCCGGCGTTGCCGACGAAATGCTGGTGCAGGTAAGTTACGCCATCGGTGTGGCACGCCCCATCAATATTTTCGTAGATACTTATGGCCGCAGCCACGTCAATATGAGCGACGGTGAGATTGCCCGTAAGATTGACGAGCTGTTCGACCTTCGCCCCAAGGCAATAGAAGACCGCCTGAAACTGCGCAACCCCATCTATCAGGAGACTGCCGCCTACGGACACATGGGCCGCGAGCCGCAGACCATCGTCAAGCATTTCAAGAGCCGCTACGAAGGCAACAAGGACATTGAAGTGGAACTCTTCACCTGGGAGAAGCTGGATTATGTGGACAAGGTGAAAGCCGCATTCGGTTTATAA
- the folK gene encoding 2-amino-4-hydroxy-6-hydroxymethyldihydropteridine diphosphokinase, which produces MVVYFSLGTNLGDKEQNLRMAVQKIRKQIGEVISLSAFYATAPWGFSSDNTFLNAALCVDTALAPLEVLQTTQEIEREMGRTHKSVNAVYSDRVIDIDLLLCFADDGTPVLLDTPELKLPHPLMQERRFVMEPLAEIASGVVHPVLGKTIGELLQNQC; this is translated from the coding sequence ATGGTTGTTTATTTCAGTCTTGGTACCAATCTCGGCGATAAGGAGCAGAACCTCCGCATGGCCGTCCAAAAGATAAGAAAGCAGATAGGGGAAGTGATTTCCCTATCTGCTTTTTATGCTACTGCCCCGTGGGGCTTTTCTTCCGATAATACTTTTCTGAATGCCGCACTCTGCGTAGACACTGCTTTGGCACCTTTGGAGGTGTTGCAAACGACGCAGGAAATCGAGCGGGAGATGGGGCGTACGCATAAGTCTGTCAATGCAGTGTATAGCGACCGTGTGATAGACATCGACCTGTTGCTCTGTTTTGCCGATGACGGTACTCCCGTTTTGCTGGATACTCCCGAACTGAAACTTCCTCATCCGCTGATGCAGGAACGCCGTTTCGTGATGGAGCCGTTGGCGGAGATTGCTTCAGGCGTGGTGCATCCGGTATTGGGAAAGACAATCGGGGAATTGTTGCAAAATCAGTGTTAA
- the queA gene encoding tRNA preQ1(34) S-adenosylmethionine ribosyltransferase-isomerase QueA codes for MKLSQFKFKLPEEKIALHPTKYRDESRLLVLHRKTGEIEHKMFKDVLDYFDDKDVFIFNDTKVFPARLYGNKEKTGARIEVFLLRELNEELRLWDVLVDPARKIRIGNKLYFGDDDSMVAEVIDNTTSRGRTLRFLYDGPHDEFKKALYALGETPLPHSIINRPVEPDDAERFQSIFARNEGAVTAPTASLHFSRELMKRMEIKGIDFAYITLHAGLGNFRDIDVEDLTKHKTDSEQMIVNEEAVRIVNHAKDLNRQVCAVGTTVMRAIESTVSTDGHLKEYEGWTNKFIFPPYDFTVANAMISNFHMPLSTLLMIVAAFGGYEQVMEAYNVALKEEYRFGTYGDAMLITDR; via the coding sequence ATGAAACTGTCGCAATTCAAATTCAAGCTTCCCGAAGAGAAGATAGCTTTGCACCCCACGAAGTACAGAGACGAGTCACGTCTGTTGGTGTTGCACCGTAAGACGGGTGAGATTGAGCACAAGATGTTCAAGGATGTTCTGGACTATTTTGATGACAAAGATGTGTTTATCTTCAACGACACCAAGGTTTTCCCTGCCCGCTTGTACGGTAACAAGGAAAAGACCGGTGCGCGTATTGAAGTGTTCTTGTTGCGTGAGTTGAACGAAGAGCTCCGGTTGTGGGATGTACTGGTGGATCCTGCCCGTAAAATACGTATCGGCAATAAGCTCTACTTCGGTGACGACGACTCTATGGTGGCTGAGGTTATCGACAACACCACTTCGCGTGGGCGTACGCTTCGTTTCCTTTACGACGGTCCGCACGATGAGTTCAAGAAGGCGCTCTATGCGCTGGGCGAAACGCCGCTGCCCCACAGTATCATCAACCGTCCCGTAGAGCCGGACGATGCCGAACGTTTCCAGTCTATTTTTGCACGCAACGAAGGAGCTGTTACGGCGCCTACCGCCAGCCTGCACTTCAGCCGCGAGCTGATGAAGCGTATGGAAATCAAGGGTATTGACTTTGCCTACATCACCCTGCATGCCGGCTTGGGTAACTTCCGCGACATTGATGTGGAAGACCTCACCAAGCACAAGACAGACTCCGAGCAGATGATTGTGAACGAGGAAGCCGTACGGATTGTGAACCATGCCAAAGACCTGAACCGCCAAGTCTGTGCCGTAGGTACCACCGTGATGCGTGCCATCGAGAGCACCGTCAGCACCGACGGACATTTGAAGGAATACGAGGGTTGGACCAACAAGTTCATCTTCCCGCCGTACGACTTTACCGTGGCCAATGCCATGATATCCAACTTCCACATGCCGCTCAGTACCCTGCTGATGATTGTTGCCGCTTTCGGCGGTTACGAGCAGGTGATGGAGGCATACAATGTGGCATTGAAGGAAGAGTACCGCTTTGGTACGTATGGAGATGCGATGCTGATTACAGACCGGTAA
- the truB gene encoding tRNA pseudouridine(55) synthase TruB has protein sequence MNFKEGEVLYFNKPLGWTSFKVVGHARYHICRRIKEKKLKVGHAGTLDPLATGVMIVCTGKATKRIEEFQYHTKEYVATIRLGATTPSYDLEHEIDATYPTEHITRGLVEETLKKFIGEIQQVPPAFSACMVNGKRAYDLARKGEEVELKPKLLVIDEIELLDDGLDIAEPWIKVRVVCSKGTYIRALARDIGEALQSGAHLTALERTRVGDVRLADCLNPLDFKEWIEAQEIDI, from the coding sequence ATGAATTTTAAAGAAGGAGAAGTCCTCTATTTCAATAAACCGCTGGGATGGACATCGTTCAAGGTTGTGGGACATGCGCGTTACCACATCTGCCGGCGGATAAAGGAGAAGAAGTTGAAAGTAGGCCATGCCGGTACCCTCGACCCGCTTGCTACGGGGGTGATGATAGTCTGTACGGGCAAGGCCACGAAACGGATTGAGGAATTCCAGTATCACACGAAGGAGTACGTTGCCACCATCCGGTTGGGTGCCACCACTCCCTCTTACGACCTGGAACATGAGATAGATGCTACCTATCCCACGGAGCACATCACCCGCGGACTGGTGGAGGAGACGCTGAAGAAGTTCATCGGCGAGATACAGCAAGTGCCTCCCGCCTTCTCGGCATGTATGGTGAACGGGAAACGTGCCTACGACCTTGCCCGCAAGGGAGAGGAGGTAGAGCTGAAACCCAAGTTGCTCGTCATCGACGAGATAGAGCTGCTGGACGACGGGCTGGATATTGCCGAACCGTGGATAAAGGTACGCGTAGTATGCAGCAAAGGAACCTATATCCGCGCCCTGGCACGTGACATCGGCGAAGCCCTGCAGAGCGGCGCTCACCTCACCGCCCTGGAGCGTACCCGCGTAGGCGACGTCCGGCTGGCAGACTGCCTCAATCCCCTCGATTTCAAAGAGTGGATAGAGGCGCAGGAGATAGATATTTAG